A region of the Microcystis aeruginosa FD4 genome:
GATCGCCTGATCCGACAAAATAAATTCCGCCCCGATGAAATGATTTATGTCGGCGATGAAACTAGAGATATTACTGCTGCCCAAAAAAGTCGAGTGCAAGTGGTGGCCGTCGCTTGGGGCTTTAATTCCCCTCAAATTTTAACTCAATTTAACCCCGATCATCTCATTCATCATCCCCTAGAATTATTGGATATTTTAGATAGGGCTGGCTGAAAAAGTTTTTCCTAGGAGCAGGGAGAGATAGACTTCGATCGATGGGGGCAGAGAGACTCGAACTCTCACGAGCTTATAAGGCTCAACGGATTTTAAGTCCGTAGCGTCTACCATTCCGCCACGCCCCCGTTATTTAACCGACAATTTTTTATCATATCACAAATAATTTAATTGGCAAGAGCATTTTCAGCAAATTATTTTAGCCCGCCAATTCGATCGCCGCAAAGGGGGAAAGACAGGGTAAAATAATCAGCAGGTGAATTGCCGTTCACCGACAGCCATTGAGAAAAATCAATCCTTATGCAATCAATTCTGACGCAAGAAACCATTATCATCGCTCTGATCTACCTATCTCTCAGTGTCTTGTATTTGCTCGTCATTCCCGCCGTTATCTACTACTACCTCAATACGCGCTGGTATGTGGCATCTTCTTGGGAAAGAGGGTTTATGTACTTTCTGATGAGCTTTTTCTTCCCCGGGATGCTGTTGTTAAGTCCTTTCCTTAACTTCCGTCCCCAACGTCGTACCCTCAAAGCTTAAGTTATCATCAAAAAAACCCATGAGACGCATTGATGTCATCGGGATCGGTATAGGGATGTTTGCTGTGGGCGGCATCCTCTACATTATCCTGCAAAAAACTGGTTTAGATAGTGCTTCGGCGGGAATTTGGAGTCAAGCGGTGTTGGTGGGTGGTGTCATCGGTTGGATTTTTACCTATCTGTTTCGAGTCGCCACCGATAATATGACCTACGGCAAACAGCGCAAGGATTACGAAGATGCCGTCTTTAAAAAACGTCTGGAAGCCATGACTCCCGAAGAAATCGCCCAAATGCAGCGGGAGATTGAAGAAGAAAAAACTAAATAGG
Encoded here:
- the ndhL gene encoding NAD(P)H-quinone oxidoreductase subunit L, with amino-acid sequence MQSILTQETIIIALIYLSLSVLYLLVIPAVIYYYLNTRWYVASSWERGFMYFLMSFFFPGMLLLSPFLNFRPQRRTLKA
- a CDS encoding DUF3007 family protein → MRRIDVIGIGIGMFAVGGILYIILQKTGLDSASAGIWSQAVLVGGVIGWIFTYLFRVATDNMTYGKQRKDYEDAVFKKRLEAMTPEEIAQMQREIEEEKTK